A single genomic interval of Oryza sativa Japonica Group chromosome 7, ASM3414082v1 harbors:
- the LOC4342699 gene encoding probable cellulose synthase A catalytic subunit 8 [UDP-forming] has translation MDGDADAVKSGRHGSGQACQICGDGVGTTAEGDVFAACDVCGFPVCRPCYEYERKDGTQACPQCKTKYKRHKGSPAIRGEEGEDTDADDVSDYNYPASGSADQKQKIADRMRSWRMNAGGGGDVGRPKYDSGEIGLTKYDSGEIPRGYIPSVTNSQISGEIPGASPDHHMMSPTGNIGKRAPFPYVNHSPNPSREFSGSIGNVAWKERVDGWKLKQDKGAIPMTNGTSIAPSEGRGVGDIDASTDYNMEDALLNDETRQPLSRKVPLPSSRINPYRMVIVLRLVVLSIFLHYRITNPVRNAYPLWLLSVICEIWFALSWILDQFPKWFPINRETYLDRLALRYDREGEPSQLAAVDIFVSTVDPMKEPPLVTANTVLSILAVDYPVDKVSCYVSDDGAAMLTFDALAETSEFARKWVPFVKKYNIEPRAPEWYFSQKIDYLKDKVHPSFVKDRRAMKREYEEFKVRINGLVAKAQKVPEEGWIMQDGTPWPGNNTRDHPGMIQVFLGHSGGLDTEGNELPRLVYVSREKRPGFQHHKKAGAMNALVRVSAVLTNGQYMLNLDCDHYINNSKALREAMCFLMDPNLGRSVCYVQFPQRFDGIDRNDRYANRNTVFFDINLRGLDGIQGPVYVGTGCVFNRTALYGYEPPIKQKKKGSFLSSLCGGRKKASKSKKKSSDKKKSNKHVDSAVPVFNLEDIEEGVEGAGFDDEKSLLMSQMSLEKRFGQSAAFVASTLMEYGGVPQSATPESLLKEAIHVISCGYEDKTEWGTEIGWIYGSVTEDILTGFKMHARGWRSIYCMPKRPAFKGSAPINLSDRLNQVLRWALGSVEILFSRHCPIWYGYGGRLKFLERFAYINTTIYPLTSIPLLIYCVLPAICLLTGKFIIPEISNFASIWFISLFISIFATGILEMRWSGVGIDEWWRNEQFWVIGGISAHLFAVFQGLLKVLAGIDTNFTVTSKASDEDGDFAELYMFKWTTLLIPPTTILIINLVGVVAGISYAINSGYQSWGPLFGKLFFAFWVIVHLYPFLKGLMGRQNRTPTIVVVWAILLASIFSLLWVRIDPFTTRVTGPDTQTCGINC, from the exons ATGGACGGCGACGCGGATGCCGTG AAGTCGGGGAGGCACGGGAGCGGGCAGGCGTGCCAGAtctgcggcgacggcgtgggcaCGACGGCGGAGGGCGACGTGTTCGCCGCCTGCGACGTCTGCGGCTTCCCGGTGTGCCGCCCCTGCTACGAGTACGAGCGCAAGGATGGCACCCAGGCTTGCCCCCAGTGCAAGACCAAGTACAAGCGCCACAAGG GGAGCCCGGCGATCCGTGGGGAGGAAGGCGAGGATACTGATgctgatgatgtcagtgactaCAACTACCCTGCATCTGGCAGTGCCGACCAGAAGCAGAAGATTGCTGATAGGATGCGCAGTTGGCGCATGAATGCTGGGGGTGGTGGAGACGTCGGCCGTCCCAAGTATGACAGTGGCGAGATCGGGCTCACCAAGTATGACAGTGGCGAGATCCCTCGGGGATACATCCCTTCAGTCACTAATAGCCAG ATCTCGGGAGAAATCCCTGGAGCTTCCCCTGATCATCATATGATGTCTCCTACCGGAAACATTGGCAAGCGTGCTCCATTCCCCTATGTGAACCATTCAC CAAATCCATCAAGGGAGTTCTCTGGCAGCATTGGAAATGTTGCCTGGAAAGAAAGAGTTGATGGCTGGAAACTGAAGCAGGACAAGGGAGCAATTCCCATGACCAACGGGACAAGCATTGCCCCTTCtgaaggtcggggagttggtGATATCGATGCATCCACTGATTACAATATGGAAGATGCCTTACT GAATGATGAAACTCGCCAGCCTCTCTCTAGAAAAGTTCCCCTTCCTTCATCCAGAATAAATCCCTACAGAATGGTCATTGTTCTGCGTTTGGTTGTTCTAAGCATTTTCCTTCACTACCGTATTACGAATCCTGTGCGCAATGCGTATCCGCTCTGGCTTTTATCTGTTATATGTGAGATTTGGTTTGCTTTGTCCTGGATATTGGATCAGTTCCCGAAGTGGTTTCCAATCAACCGTGAAACCTACCTTGATAGGCTGGCATTGAG GTATGACAGAGAAGGTGAGCCATCTCAGTTGGCTGCTGTTGACATTTTTGTCAGTACAGTCGACCCCATGAAGGAACCTCCTCTTGTTACTGCCAATACCGTGCTGTCCATTCTTGCTGTTGATTACCCAGTGGACAAGGTCTCTTGCTATGTATCTGACGATGGTGCTGCAATGCTGACTTTTGATGCATTGGCTGAGACTTCAGAGTTTGCTAGAAAGTGGGTTCCATTCGTTAAGAAGTATAACATTGAGCCAAGAGCTCCTGAGTGGTACTTCTCCCAGAAAATCGATTACTTGAAAGACAAAGTCCACCCTTCATTTGTTAAAGACCGTCGTGCCATGAAG AGAGAATATGAAGAATTCAAAGTTAGGATAAATGGCCTTGTTGCTAAGGCACAGAAAGTCCCGGAGGAGGGATGGATCATGCAAGATGGCACACCATGGCCAGGAAACAATACTAGGGACCATCCTGGAATGATTCAG GTTTTCCTTGGTCACAGTGGTGGCCTTGATACCGAGGGTAATGAGCTTCCCCGCCTGGTCTACGTATCTCGTGAGAAGCGTCCTGGGTTTCAGCACCACAAGAAGGCTGGTGCCATGAATGCTCTT GTTCGTGTCTCAGCTGTGCTTACCAATGGACAGTACATGTTGAATCTTGATTGTGATCACTACATCAACAACAGCAAGGCTCTGCGGGAAGCTATGTGCTTCCTTATGGATCCAAACCTAGGAAGGAGTGTCTGTTATGTTCAGTTCCCACAAAGGTTCGATGGTATTGATAGGAATGATCGATATGCGAACAGGAACACTGTGTTTTTCGAT ATTAACTTGAGGGGTCTTGATGGCATCCAAGGACCAGTTTATGTGGGAACTGGTTGTGTATTCAACAGAACTGCTCTATATGGTTATGAACCCCCAATTaagcagaagaagaagggaAGTTTCTTGTCATCACTATGTGGGGGCAGGAAGAAGGCAAGCAAGTCAAAGAAGAAGAGTTCGGACAAGAAGAAGTCAAACAAGCACGTGGACAGTGCTGTGCCAGTTTTCAATCTTGAAGATATAGAGGAGGGTGTTGAAG GTGCTGGATTCGATGATGAGAAATCACTTCTTATGTCTCAAATGAGCTTGGAGAAGAGATTTGGCCAGTCTGCAGCGTTTGTTGCCTCCACTCTCATGGAATATGGTGGTGTTCCTCAATCTGCAACCCCAGAATCTCTTTTGAAAGAAGCTATCCATGTGATAAGTTGTGGCTATGAGGACAAGACCGAATGGGGAACTGAG ATTGGGTGGATCTACGGTTCCGTGACAGAAGATATTCTCACTGGATTCAAGATGCATGCGCGAGGCTGGAGATCAATCTACTGCATGCCCAAGCGCCCAGCTTTCAAGGGGTCTGCTCCTATCAATCTTTCAGATCGTCTTAACCAAGTGCTTCGGTGGGCACTTGGTTCTGTTGAAATTCTTTTCAGTCGCCATTGTCCCATATGGTACGGCTATGGAGGACGCCTTAAGTTCTTGGAGAGATTTGCCTACATCAACACCACTATTTATCCATTGACATCGATCCCGCTTCTCATATACTGTGTTTTGCCTGCTATCTGTTTGCTCACTGGGAAGTTCATCATCCCAGAG ATTAGCAACTTTGCTAGTATTTGGTtcatctctctcttcatttcaaTTTTTGCCACTGGTATCCTTGAGATGAGGTGGAGTGGTGTTGGCATCGATGAGTGGTGGAGGAATGAACAGTTCTGGGTTATTGGAGGTATATCTGCGCATCTTTTTGCCGTCTTCCAGGGTCTCCTCAAGGTGCTTGCTGGTATCGACACCAATTTCACTGTCACCTCAAAGGCTTCTGATGAAGATGGCGACTTTGCTGAGCTCTACATGTTCAAGTGGACAACGCTTCTCATCCCACCGACGACCATCTTGATCATTAACCTGGTCGGTGTTGTTGCTGGTATCTCATACGCGATCAACAGCGGCTACCAATCATGGGGACCGCTCTTTGGCAAGCTCTTCTTTGCCTTCTGGGTGATTGTCCACTTGTACCCCTTCCTCAAGGGTCTTATGGGTCGGCAAAACCGCACTCCGACCATCGTTGTTGTTTGGGCAATCCTTCTGGCTTCGATCTTCTCATTGCTGTGGGTTCGCATCGATCCATTCACCACCCGTGTCACCGGCCCAGATACCCAAACATGTGGCATCAACTGCTAA
- the LOC4342702 gene encoding dolichyl-diphosphooligosaccharide--protein glycosyltransferase 48 kDa subunit precursor: MAAPRHHHLALAVALALLVVTAAAADEGGPRGRRVLVLVDDLAVRSSHSAFFASLQGRGFDLDFRLADDPKLSLHRYGQYLYDGLVLFAPSTPRFGGSVDQNSILEFIDAGHDMILAADSSASDLIRGIATECGVDFDEDPEAMVIDHINYAATDAEGDHTLIAGDDLIQSDVILGSKKIEAPVLFRGIGHAVNPSNSLVLKVLSASPSAYSANPKSKLASPPSLTGSAISLVSVMQARNNARVLISGSLDLFSNRFLKSGVQKAGSKIRHEKAGNEQFVTETSKWVFHERGHLKAVNVKHNKVGETNEPGMYRINDDLEYSVEIYEWSGTSWKPYVADDVQVQFYMMSPYVLKTLSTDKKGVFSTSFKVPDVYGVFQFKVEYQRLGYTGLSLSKQIPVRPYRHNEYERFITSAYPYYAASFSTMGAFFIFSFVYLYHK, encoded by the exons ATGGCggcgccgcgccaccaccacctcgccctcgccgtcgccctcgccctcctcgtcgtcaccgccgcggcggcggacgagggggGACCGCGGGGGAGGCGGGTGCTGGTGCTCGTGGACGACCTGGCGGTGCGGTCGTCGCACTCGGCCTTCTTCGCGTCGCTCCAGGGGCGAGGGTTCGATCTCGACTTCCGCCTCGCCGACGACCCCAAGCTCTCACTCCACCGCTACGGCCAGTACCTCTACGACGGCCTCGTCCTCTTCGCCCCCTCCACCCCGC GTTTTGGAGGATCAGTGGACCAAAATTCAATTCTGGAATTCATCGATGCTGGTCATGATATGATCCTGGCAGCAGACTCTTCGGCCTCTGATCTTATCCGAGGCATTGCAACAGAGTGTGGGGTTGATTTTGATGAG GATCCAGAGGCAATGGTTATTGATCACATTAATTATGCTGCCACTGATGCTGAAGGTGATCATACTTTGATTGCTGGTGATGACCTCATCCAGTCAGATGTGATACTGGGGTCAAAGAAAATTGAG GCCCCTGTATTATTTCGGGGAATTGGACATGCGGTTAATCCATCTAACAGCTTG GTCCTGAAAGTCTTATCCGCCTCTCCGTCAGCATACTCAGCAAACCCAAAGTCTAAGTTGGCTTCCCCTCCATCTCTCACAGGGTCGGCTATATCACTGGTTTCTGTTATGCAG GCAAGAAACAATGCTCGGGTCTTGATATCTGGATCACTCGATCTGTTTAGCAACAG GTTCCTAAAATCTGGTGTTCAGAAGGCCGGTAGCAAGATAAG GCATGAGAAAGCTGGAAATGAACAATTTGTGACAGAAACAAGCAAATGGGTCTTCCATGAGAGGGGCCATCTAAAG GCAGTGAATGTCAAGCATAACAAGGTTGGGGAGACAAATGAGCCTGGCATGTACCGCATCAATGATGACTTG GAATACTCTGTTGAGATCTACGAATGGTCTGGGACCAGCTGGAAGCCGTATGTTGCTGATGATGTTCAAGTTCAGTTTTACATGATGAGCCCTTATGTTCTGAAGACACTGTCGACTGACAAGAAG GGTGTATTTTCAACATCCTTCAAAGTTCCAGATGTTTATGGAGTTTTCCAGTTCAAAGTTGAGTACCAGAGGCTTGGATATACTGGTCTCTCTCTTTCTAAGCAG ATTCCAGTGCGCCCTTACAGGCATAATGAGTATGAAAGATTCATAACTTCGGCATATCCGTACTATGCTGCGTCGTTTTCAACA ATGGGAGCCTTCTTCATCTTCTCATTTGTGTACCTGTACCACAAATAG
- the LOC4342700 gene encoding remorin 4.1-like has protein sequence MLGSDQLEHRPAPSAPRAEPDDVADDVEVEAFRDIHPEPSPPHLPPPPLRQPSWDAASHRSLSSSGAGGGGDVELFATMSREFTAMVAAGSSSAPSPDVPGDAPAAADLNLLQLARIGENEPAAEANALAIVPAAAGSGPPAPVEQVKKEEVEAKVAAWQAEEVAKINNKFKREEVVINGWESQQVDKATAWLAKIERKLEEERAKATEKARNEAAAARRKAEERRASAEARRGRKTAEVLDRANFCKAAGRVPSKRSFFSF, from the exons ATGCTGGGTTCGGACCAGCTCGAGCACCGCCCGGCGCCGTCGGCTCCCCGCGCCGAGCCGGACGATGTCGCCGAcgacgtggaggtggaggcgttcCGGGACATCCACCCGGAGCCGTCGCCTCCGcatctaccgccgccgccgctcaggcAGCCGTCGTGGGACGCCGCGAGCCACCGCTCGCTGTCGTCctccggcgcgggcggcggcggcgacgtcgagctGTTCGCCACCATGAGCCGCGAGTTCACCGCCATGGtggcggccgggtcgtcgtccgCGCCCAGCCCCGACGTTCCCGGcgacgcccccgccgccgccgacctgaaCCTGCTGCAGCTGGCGCGCATCGGCGAGAACGAGCCGGCGGCCGAGGCGAACGCGCTCGCCatcgtgccggcggcggcgggcagcggcccgccggcgccggtggagcaggtgaagaaggaggaggtggaggcgaaggtggcggcgtggcaggcggaggaggtggccaaGATCAACAACAAGTTCAAGCGCGAGGAGGTCGTCATCAATGGCTGGGAGAGCCAGCAAGTCGACAAGGCCACCGCCTGGCTCGCCAAGATCGAG AGgaagctggaggaggagcgggcgaAGGCGACGGAGAAGGCTCgcaacgaggcggcggcggcgcggcggaaggcggaggagcggcgggcgtcggcggaggcgcggcgcgggaggaaGACGGCAGAGGTGCTCGACCGTGCCAACTTCTGCAAGGCCGCCGGCAGGGTGCCATCCAAGCgctccttcttctccttctaA
- the LOC4342701 gene encoding uncharacterized protein gives MAMRHRARSAPSSPLTPSSTTRAKNIFGFSVSLILINLASIMERADENLLPAVYKEVSAAFNAGPADLGYLTFLMNFLKSIASPLAGILSLHYDRPTVLAIGTVFWALSTGAVGVSQHFRQVAFWRAVNGLGLAIVIPALQSFIADSYKDGTRGAGFGLLSLIGAVGGIGGSILATIMAGNDYWGLAGWRVAFIMVALVSLIIGILVYLYATDPRKIPGNHLLDDDDYERLHLASKDVLPPPSIWRDSLVATRSVMKVRTFQIIVLQGIIGSLPWTAIVFFTMWFELIGFDNNSSAALNSLFAIGCATGAFLGGVIADRLSRHFPDSARVMCAQFSAFMGIPFSWILLTVIPQSVDYWSAYAVTLFFMGITISWCATSANNPMFAEVVPPKHRTMIYAFDRAFEGSFASLAAPAVGLVTEKIYGYDSKTVNLANGSAEGAYALSRGLLTMMIVPFGVCVLFYSPLYLVFKRDRENAKLSSFKDQELV, from the exons ATGGCTATGAGGCACAGGGCACGCTCCGCCCCCAGCTCCCCGCTCACCCCGTCTTCAACCACAAG AGCAAAGAATATTTTTGGTTTCTCTGTATCTCTCATCCTCATCAATCTGGCTTCCATTATGGAGCGTGCCGATGAGAATCTCCTTCCGGCAGTTTACAAGGAAGTCAGTGCAGCGTTCAATGCTGGTCCTGCTGATCTGGGATACCTTACATTTCTAATGAACTTTCTGAAGTCGATAGCATCTCCCTTGGCAGGTATCCTCTCCCTTCACTATGATCGCCCAACAGTGCTTGCAATAGGGACTGTCTTCTGGGCCTTATCAACAGGGGCTGTTGGAGTTAGCCAGCATTTCCGGCAGGTTGCATTCTGGAGAGCTGTAAATGGCCTTGGACTTGCTATTGTAATACCGGCACTTCAGTCGTTCATCGCTGACAGCTACAAAGATGGTACACGTGGCGCAGGGTTTGGTTTACTAAGCCTCATCGGTGCAGTAGGTGGTATAGGTGGTAGCATTCTAGCCACAATCATGGCTGGAAATGACTATTGGGGTTTGGCAGGATGGCGTGTTGCATTTATTATGGTTGCTCTCGTCAGTTTGATAATTGGCATTCTTGTGTACTTATATGCGACTGACCCAAGAAAAATCCCTGGTAATCATCTTCTTGACGACGATGACTATGAGAG GTTACATTTGGCCAGCAAAGATGTTCTTCCACCTCCTTCTATATGGAGGGATTCTTTGGTAGCAACAAGATCTGTAATGAAGGTGCGGACGTTTCAGATCATCGTCCTGCAAGGAATAATTGGATCATTGCCATGGACTGCCATAGTTTTCTTCACAATGTGGTTTGAACTCATCG GTTTTGACAATAACAGCTCGGCGGCATTGAATAGCCTGTTTGCCATTGGGTGCGCAACTGGAGCTTTCCTTGGAGGGGTGATAGCAGATCGCCTCTCGCGACACTTTCCAGATTCTGCACGTGTCATGTGTGCTCAGTTCAGTGCCTTCATGGGCATCCCTTTCTCGTGGATCCTCCTGACGGTCATCCCGCAGTCGGTTGATTACTGGTCCGCCTACGCCGTCACCCTCTTCTTCATGGGCATCACCATAAGCTGGTGCGCCACCTCTGCAAACAACCCCATGTTTGCGGAGGTAGTCCCTCCCAAGCACCGGACCATGATCTACGCCTTCGACCGTGCATTCGAGGGCTCATTCGCCTCGCTGGCAGCTCCCGCTGTCGGCTTGGTCACCGAGAAGATATATGGCTATGACAGCAAGACTGTGAACCTTGCGAACGGGTCAGCAGAAGGAGCGTATGCGCTCTCCAGGGGACTTCTGACAATGATGATTGTTCCTTTCGGCGTCTGCGTCCTGTTCTACAGCCCCTTGTACCTTGTGTTCAAGCGTGACCGGGAGAATGCGAAACTGTCGAGCTTCAAGGATCAGGAGCTGGTATGA